A stretch of the Arachis stenosperma cultivar V10309 chromosome 6, arast.V10309.gnm1.PFL2, whole genome shotgun sequence genome encodes the following:
- the LOC130935219 gene encoding protein FREE1-like: protein MQQGDYTSTPYYQFPHLPNSNPNHNPNPNPNSDPHSAPYASAPPFSSGYAPSDYTSYYPTYPPNPDPIPAPPAPPVPAPPSPTAPSFTNFSSFNSPSFDSHLSYQQPPPHQHQPPPQQQPYYPPFDQHQAAPAPIYAPPPPPPPSVTPPYSAPYSHAGSTVPPAPSAYDPPYDNSPAKFDHSGAFFDDGYNSFNRSNRSDSYGNRHDDGFSGFNRGNHRSDYREEVYGDGVYAYEGGKVEPYGARGTAPKSSTWSGFDDYGRAISLPTAAKEPSGGSKIVKAVPKVETREDPGSGVQKFRVKLLAESGGQSTMDVLCQIGLDGIRMLEPNTSRTLRIYPLENITRCERFDSSTLAFWSKSPVDIEPRRIRLQSNSYTTNTLLDTVTAATIQYKEMGGSKRPTESLRTNEQPAEKRKGFGDWMNLIKPPNEEKDHWVPDEAVSKCTACGTDFGAFNRRHHCRNCGDIFCDKCTHGRIALTADENAQPVRVCDRCMAEVTQRLSNAKEVANKPVLQSHEDLARKLQEELERNRKASGSKSEGSGRRMKEVACPICTVHLQVQVPSSGSETIECGVCQHPFLVSAH from the exons ATGCAGCAAGGAGATTACACCTCCACTCCATACTATCAGTTCCCTCATCTCCCAAATTCCAATCCCAATCACAAtcccaaccctaaccctaattccgATCCACACTCAGCCCCTTACGCATCCGCACCACCCTTCTCCTCCGGTTACGCTCCCTCCGATTACACCTCTTACTACCCTACATATCCCCCAAATCCCGATCCTATCCCTGCCCCACCCGCACCTCCTGTCCCTGCCCCTCCCTCCCCCACTGCTCCTTCCTTCACCAATTTCtcttccttcaattctccatcCTTTGACTCTCACCTTTCGTACCAACAACCACCGCCACATCAGcatcaaccaccaccacaacaGCAACCTTATTATCCACCTTTCGATCAGCATCAAGCGGCTCCAGCTCCGATCTACGCtcctcctccaccaccacccCCCTCCGTTACGCCACCGTACTCCGCACCGTATAGCCACGCTGGATCTACGGTCCCTCCAGCTCCCTCCGCATATGATCCACCCTACGATAACAGTCCCGCCAAGTTCGATCACTCTGGCGCTTTCTTTGACGACGGCTACAACAGCTTTAACCGTAGTAACCGTTCTGATTCGTATGGTAACCGACACGATGACGGTTTCAGCGGGTTTAACCGTGGTAATCATCGTTCTGATTACCGCGAGGAGGTGTACGGGGATGGCGTGTACGCTTACGAAGGAGGGAAGGTGGAACCGTACGGGGCTCGTGGAACCGCACCAAAATCGTCGACTTGGTCCGGTTTCGATGATTACGGGAGAGCGATCAGTCTTCCAACGGCCGCAAAGGAACCTTCCGGTGGAAGCAAGATTGTGAAGGCAGTGCCGAAGGTGGAGACGCGAGAGGATCCCGGAAGCGGGGTGCAGAAGTTCCGGGTGAAGCTCTTGGCGGAGAGTGGTGGCCAGAGCACCATGGATGTTCTGTGTCAG ATTGGTTTGGATGGAATTCGAATGCTGGAACCGAATACTAGTCGAACATTGAGAATATATCCTCTTGAGAACATAACAAGATGTGAG AGGTTTGATTCGTCTACCCTTGCATTCTGGTCAAAGAGCCCAGTGGACATTGAGCCACGACGAATCAGATTGCAATCCAATAGTTACACTACCAACACACTTTTGGATACTGTAACTGCTGCCACCATACAG TACAAggaaatgggtggaagcaaaaGACCCACAGAATCGTTAAGAACTAATGAACAGCCTGCAGAAAAAAGGAAAGGATTTGGCGATTGGATGAATTTGATTAAACCTCCCAATGAAGAGAAGGATCATTGG GTCCCAGATGAAGCAGTCTCGAAATGTACAGCATGTGGCACTGATTTTGGAGCTTTCAATCGCAGG CATCACTGTAGAAATTGTGGAGATATTTTCTGTGATAAATGTACACATGGTAGAATTGCTCTAACTGCTGACGAGAATGCTCAACCAGTACGTGTTTGTGACCGATGCATG GCAGAAGTgactcagagactgagtaatGCTAAAGAAGTAGCAAATAAACCAGTGTTGCAAAGTCATGAGGATCTTGCCAGGAAACTTCAG GAGGAGCTGGAGAGGAATCGAAAGGCATCAG GTTCCAAGTCTGAAGGATCTGGAAGACGGATGAAGGAAGTTGCATGTCCTATTTGCACTGTCCATCTGCAG GTCCAGGTACCCAGCTCAGGTTCAGAGACCATAGAGTGTGGAGTTTGCCAGCACCCATTTCTTGTGAGTGCTCATTGA
- the LOC130935218 gene encoding vacuolar protein sorting-associated protein 35B-like, whose translation MIVADGIDDEEKWLAEGIAGVQHHAFFMHRALDDNNLRDALKYSSLMLSELRTSRLSPHKYYELYMRAFDELRRLELFFKDESRHGVSIFDLYELVQHAGNVLPRLYLLCTVGSVYLRCKDAPVKDVLKDLVEMCRAVQHPIRGLFLRSYLAQISKDKLPDIGSEYDGEGDSGNVMDAVEFILQNFMEMNKLWVRLQHQGPGRIRDKREKERNELRDLVGKNLHILSQIEGVDLEMYKDTVLPSVLEQVVNCKDELAQFYLMECLIQVFPDEYHLQTLETLLGAYPQLQSTVDIKTILSQLMDRLSNYAASNAEVLPEFLQVEAFTKLSTAIGRVIEAQADIPIVGAISLHVSLLTFTLRVHPDRLDYVDQVLGSCVKKLSGKPKLDNRATKQVVALLSAPLDKYNDIVTALRLSNYPRVMDHLDNQTNKVMAMLIIQSIMKNNTLISTADKVEVLFELIKGLITDLDATTVDEVDEEDFSEEQNSVARLIHMLHNNDPEEMFKILCSVKKHIMRGGPRRLPFTVPSLIFSALRLVRQLQGQDGDVVGEEVPTTPKKIFQLLNEIIEALSSVSSPELALRLYLQCAEAANDCDLEPVAYEFFTEAFVLYEEEIADSKAQVTAIHLIIGTLQRMNVFGVENRDTLTHKATGYSAKLLKKPDQCRAVYACSHLFWVDDQDGIKDGERVLLCLKRALRIANAAQQMANVARGSSGPVTLFVEILNKYIYYFEKGNPQITSATIQGLIELITTEIQGDSTSALPTSDPFFTSTLRYIQFQKQKGGILGEKYESIKI comes from the exons ATGATTGTTGCAGATGGAATCGACGATGAAGAGAAGTGGCTGGCGGAGGGCATCGCCGGCGTTCAACATCACGCTTTCTTCATGCACCGCGCCCTC GACGACAACAATCTCAGGGACGCTTTAAAATACTCCTCGCTAATGCTTTCCGAGCTTCGAACTTCGAGGCTCTCTCCTCACAAATACTATGAACTGT ATATGAGAGCGTTCGACGAGCTTAGGAGGTTGGAGTTGTTCTTCAAAGACGAGAGCAGGCATGGCGTTTCCATTTTTGATCTCTACGAGCTTGTTCAGCACGCTGGAAATGTATTGCCTAGATT GTATCTCCTTTGCACAGTGGGGTCAGTGTACCTCAGGTGTAAGGATGCTCCTGTGAAGGATGTTCTTAAGGATCTGGTGGAAATGTGTCGTGCGGTTCAGCACCCAATTCGCGGCCTGTTTTTGAGGAGTTACCTTGCTCAAATCAGCAAGGATAAATTACCTGATATTGGCTCTGAATATGATGGAGAAGG GGATTCGGGCAATGTCATGGATGCTGTTGAATTTATCCTACAAAATTTCATGGAAATGAATAAGCTTTGGGTTCGATTGCAACATCAG GGACCTGGTCGGATAAGAGACAAGagggagaaagaaagaaatgagcTTCGCGATCTT GTTGGAAAGAATCTTCACATTCTCAGTCAGATAGAGGGTGTGGACCTTGAAATGTACAAAGACACTGTCCTTCCGAGTGTCTTAGAGCAG GTTGTCAATTGTAAAGATGAGCTTGCCCAATTTTACCTCATGGAGTGCCTAATCCAAGTTTTCCCAGATGAGTACCACTTGCAGACTCTTGAGACACTTCTTGGTGCTTACCCCCAACTGCAG TCAACAGTAGACATCAAGACCATATTATCTCAGTTAATGGACAGGTTATCAAATTATGCTGCTTCAAATGCTGAA GTGCTGCCCGAATTTCTGCAAGTGGAAGCTTTTACCAAACTAAGCACGGCAATAGGCAGG GTGATAGAAGCACAGGCTGACATACCTATTGTTGGAGCAATATCTTTGCATGTCTCTCTTCTGACATTCACTCTCCGTGTTCATCCTGATCGGCTTGATTATGTGGACCAAGTGCTG GGATCATGTGTCAAGAAGCTTTCTGGAAAACCAAAGCTTGATAATAGAGCAACGAAGCAAGTTGTTGCACTTTTAAGTGCTCCACTGGATAAATACAATGATATTGTGACAGCCCTTAGACTTTCTAATTATCCGCGTGTAATGGATCATCTTGATAACCAAACAAATAAAGTGATGGCTATGCTTATTATCCAAAGTATTATGAAGAATAACACTCTCATATCTACTGCTGATAAG GTTGaagttttatttgaattaataaaagGGCTTATTACAGATTTGGATGCCACAACTGTGGATGAG GTTGATGAAGAGGATTTCAGTGAAGAACAAAATTCTGTTGCTCGGCTCATACACATGCTTCATAACAATGATCCAGAGGAAATGTTTAAG ATACTATGTAGTGTAAAGAAGCACATTATGAGAGGAGGACCAAGACGTTTACCTTTCACAGTTCCTTCCCTTATTTTTTCTGCACTTAGG TTGGTCAGGCAATTACAAGGACAAGATGGAGATGTTGTGGGTGAAGAAGTTCCAACGACACCAAAAAAGATATTTCAGCTTTTAAATGAG ATCATTGAAGCCCTTTCTTCTGTATCATCTCCCGAACTGGCCTTGAGATTGTACCTGCAATGTGCTGAG GCTGCTAATGACTGTGACCTTGAGCCTGTTGCATATGAGTTTTTCACCGAAGCATTTGTGTTATATGAAGAAGAAATTGCA GACTCTAAAGCCCAGGTAACTGCAATACATCTTATTATTGGGACACTTCAGAGGATGAACGTCTTTGGAGTCGAGAACAGGGATACGTTAACTCATAAGGCCACAGGG TATTCGGCAAAGCTTTTGAAGAAACCTGATCAGTGCCGAGCAGTTTATGCGTGCTCACATCTCTTCTGGGTCGATGATCAAGATGGTATTAAAGATGGAGAGAG GGTATTGCTTTGCCTTAAGCGTGCATTGAGGATCGCAAATGCTGCGCAGCAAATGGCCAATGTAGCAAGGGGTAGCAGTGGTCCAGTAACGCTATTTGTTGAAATACTAAACAA GTACATATACTATTTTGAGAAAGGAAACCCACAAATCACAAGTGCAACGATTCAGGGGCTGATAGAATTAATCACAACCGAGATACAAGGTGATTCTACATCTGCTCTTCCAACTTCGGATCCCTTCTTTACAAGCACATTGCGGTACATACAATTCCAAAAGCAGAAAGGTGGTATACTGGGTGAGAAATATGAATCTATCAAGATCTGA